The region TGCCCCCCTCTCCATCAACGCATCACCATCGGCACTGCTACATGTATTCCAATGCTTTACGATATGGAATCGGGAATAGCAAGCGTTATCAACTCGACATAAAATAAAATAGGATTACATAAGTGGCTATAAAGCCACAATCTCCATAAGATTCTAAAAACATATTCGGAGTTTTTGAAAGGTTACTTCGGTAAGATCAAAAGTGCGTTCGCAATTTTTCTTTTCGGTTTTCTCAAGTACTTTCCGTTCCACCAAAGTCCACTCGAGCCCCCACCGTCTAAACCGATTGCATCTTTTGAGCCTAAAATGCGCATAATTTGCGCCAAATCCTCCATCTTTCCGTGCGTTGCCACGAAAAGCAATCTTTTATCTGCAGTAACTCCGATCGCGCTTCGCAGTGCCGATTTCGTTAAAATTTTCGGGCTCGAAAACCCCTCTTTTTTCGCATCCAAAACTATCTTTCCATCTTTCAATAAGACAGGACCGCACGCAATCACTTCCGTAACTCCTTCCAGCAAACCCGGCGCATCGTTTTTCAACACGATTCGATAATCTACTTCCTGTCCTATTTCGAAACGGTCGAAGGTTTTATCTTTCACGCCTTTCACGTAAATGACGAAACCACCATCCGGAATCGGCTGCGATTCTTTACTAATTGCAATCACTTTGCCGTACCCAGAAACCGCAATTTGCTTATCCCCGTATAATCCTGTCTCGTCCCCCCATGCTTTCGTGAAAATCGTAACTGTATTCGCAGTCGGAAAACGATTGATCCAAAACGCATACCAATAATTCGGTGCATCGTAACTTCCGTTGCGAGAACCCTCGATTTTGAAAGAAAGCCGTTCCACACGAGCATCGCCATTTGCAGTGAATAACATCGCAGAACCGATGTTGCTGACATGCACCCATTCGCCATCCGTCATAAGCGCATTCGTGGGATTTTTCTTCGGCAAATCGGAATATGCATCGAAAAAACTTCCGTTGATAGCCGCGAGGGCACCTTTTCGCGATGCCATCGTTCCCAAATCTTCCACTCTCCCGATGGTATCACCCGCAATTTGCAACTTTACACGCGTTTGTTCGAGATTGGCAGAAATATAAAGCGCGCGAAAAGGCTTCCCTCTCAAGTTTATCGTCAACTCTCCCGACCTCGCGCCAGCACGTGGATTATAAGAAGTGTCTGCACGAGGATTAGAAAAGGAAAGCAAAATAAGGTTTTCGAAAACGAAAACGCTCGCTACAATTAAAACGAATGATGTTCGCGACATAAACTATAACAAACCCTGCCTTGCCAATCACCCCGAATACTGCCTATTTCTCTAACACATCCTACATCTTTCATTATAGGCTTTCTTTTTATAGGCAGTCAGTATTTTCATCCTTTGACGTTCCGTTAGAAGAAAAAGTTTTTTCAATTTTTTTGATTTTCTCGAATTCCCTGATTCCTCGAATTTCTCTACTCGAACCGTTTTTTTATAACCGTTTCCTCGCAATATTACTGTATTTTCGAAGAAATCTCACGAAGAAAAGGTTTTTTAAAATTAAATGCCCCGGCGCTGGGGAGGTCGGGATGAGGGTTGCGCCGGGGCGTACGGTGAGGAGGGATGGAAATCTTTGTGCCCCTACTTTTCCTCGTTCAAATGTTTTATACCCCTATCACCAATTTCTGTCAAGAAAGTCCATCATAAAAATACGTGTTTTTTTTAAAAAAACATGTTTCTTTAGTCACTATTTCGAAATAAAATCCCCGATTCGTAAACGGTAACCATTAACAAAATCTTTTCCAGTCATCGGCTTACGTCCTGCAATCTGGACGCGCTGTAAACGCAAAGAGTTCGAAAGAAAACTAACCACCACACTCTCACCTTCTATCGCAAGCACTATGCCTGCTTTCTCCGCCCGCAACTCACTCCGTTTCGCCTCGAGTATTTTCATTCGCCCGAAACGTGTTTCGAGATACGCTCCAGGATTCGGAGTCACGGCTCGGAACCGACGATATGCATCCTCTGCATCCATTTCGAAGTGCAGCTCGCCATCCTTCGATGTAAGTTTCGGAGCTAACGATGCCTTCCCTTCGTCTTGTGGAGTCCGCGGATAATCTCCCGACACGATCCTTGGCATCCATTCCAGTGCCATCTTGGCTCCGAGTTCGCTTAATCGCTTCGCCAATTCTCCTGCGGTTTCGTCTGGAAAGATTTCCGTTTTCTCTTGCGCAATGATATCGCCGGTGTCCATCCCCGCATCCATCTGCATAATGGTGATTCCTGTCTCCGTCTCTCCGTTCAAAATCGCCCACGCAATAGGGGCAGCCCCGCGATACTTCGGTAGAAGTGATGCGTGGATATTGATTCCCCCACGCTTAGCGGACTCTAAAAGTTTCACGGGCATGATTTGTCCGTATGCAACTACTAAAAGAGCATCAGGATTTAGGGAACGAATCCGTGCGATAAATTCCTCGTCTCGACATTTTTCCGGTGTCTCCACAGGCAAGCCCAATTCCAATGCTGCTTTTTTCACAGGCGTCGGAAGAAGACTCCCTCCTCGTCCCGATGGTCTATCCGGTTGACTTACCACGAGCAGAAAGTGCTCTTTCAATGCCTTGAGGGTAGGTATGGCGAACTCGGAAGAGCCGAAAAAGACCAATCGCACTTAGCCTACTTGCTCCGCCCCAGCAGGAATCTCCCAGCGTAAGGTAGACAGATCGGCTCTATCGATAAATAAAATCCCATCGAGGTGGTCAATTTCATGCTGGACGACACGAGCCGCCAAATCTTCCATCTGGGTTCTTATCAACCGCCCTTCAGGAGATAAGTAACTTACTTCGACTCGCTCTGCTCTCTTCACTTCCCCATATAGTCCTGGCAGACTCAAACAACCTTCCACTCCGACTGCCTCGCCTTCTGCTTTTAGGATTTCCGGATTGATTAATGCTTGGATAGGCTTATCGGGAATTGCAATCACAATCACTCGCAAAGACTCCCCAATTTGGGGTGCAGCGAGGCCGATTCCGTTCGCCTGCTCTACGACTTCCGTCATCCTTTGGATGAGCTTCTTTATTTTCTTGTCCACTTGCTCCACAGGGGCAGCCTTTTTCCGCAGCACCTCTGCTGGATACTTGACTACCGGTCGTTCCTTGCTGTATTCCCAAAGATGTCGAAACTCTTCTGGAACGACGATATCGAAAGAATCTTTTATCACTGGAGCGCTCATGCTGATGTTATAAACAAATTATTATAGACCTAAGTTCTACAAAATGCCGAGTTTAGGAAGGAAAGGTTCTTTCCATAGAAAAAAGTGCTTACACGAAACCCCACATCGCAAAAACACTTCACATCAAGAACACGGGGTCTACATCCACGACAATCTGTCCTTCCGAACGGTGAAAAAGTTCCTCCGGCAAAGAAACCTCGTAAGGAGAAACATCCGGAGACAATTTCAAAAGCAAATGCCTTCGATACATCCCCTTCAGTTTTCCAATCGCGCATTCAGCCGGACCCAAAAGTTCCACCCCATCTCGTTTTACTACGGACACCGCAGCCTGCTCGATAAGCCTTTCCGCCTGCAGAGGCTTGCCTGAAGAAGCAATAACTCGAACCATTCGAACGAATGGCGGATAATTCGCAAGTTTTCTTTCTTCGATTTCTTGGGAATAAAAACCCTCGTAATCTTGCTTCGACGCAAAACGTATTGCAGGGTGCTCGGGTTGGAAAGTTTGGATAATCACCCGCCCTGGCCGGTGCCTTCCGGCTCTTCCAGCGACTTGCGTTAGAATTTGAAACGTCCTTTCCGTCGCTCGAAAATCCGGAATCGAAAGGTCGGTATCCGCGGCAATCACCCCGACGAGCGTAACGTTCGGAAAATCCAATCCTTTCGCCACCATTTGGGTTCCCACTAAAATTTGCAATTCTCCTTGCGCGAGTTGCGTGAAAATCGTTTCGATTGCCCCCTTACGCCTTGCGACATCTCTATCCAAACGAGCGACGCGCGCCTCCGGAAAAGCCATACGAACCGCCTCTTCTACTTTTTGCGTCCCCAAACCGAGAGGGCGTAAACGAGCCCCCCCGCACTTCGGGCAAACGTCCGGAACGCGCGTCCGAAAGCCGCAGTGATGACATTCCAAACGATTTCCTACCCGATGATGAGTCAAAGTTACCGAACAATTTCGACATTGCGGCTGATGCCCGCAGTCTCTGCATAATAACGAAGTCGCATACGCTCTGCGATTGATGAAAAGAATCGCTTGCTCTCCTTTTTCCAAAGTCTCCGCAATTCCTTCGACCAACTCGTGACCTAATATCGCCGGTTTGCCGGACTGATAAATCTCCCTCAAATCGGTAACCGTAACGGAAGGCAATTTCCAATCCGTCGCCCTTTTCGTAAGTGTCAAGCGGACGAGCCCCCCCTTGTCCGACAGGACGTCGGAACCCGCTTCTGGATCGCAACTGCGATAATAAGTCTCGACAGAAGGTGTAGCCGAACCCAATATCAAAACGGCAGAGGAATCTTTTGCTCGAAACTCTGCAACTTCGCGCAAGTGGTAACGAGGAATAGAATCTTGTTTATAGGTCGTCTCGTGTTCTTCGTCCACAACGATTAAACCCAAATCGGGTATAGGTGCGAAGACGGCGCTCCGCGCCCCAAGTACAATCGGCACTTCGCCCCCCCTTATTCGCTTCCAGTTTCTCAAACGCTCTCCTTCCGACAAAGCACTATGCATCACGGCGACGGCATCTCCGAATCTTCCTCGTAAAGATTCAACGATTTGCACCGTGAGCGCAATCTCTGGAACTAAATACATCGCTTTTCTTCCCTTACCGAGCGTCTCTGCAATCGCTCGAAGATAAAGTTCAGTCTTCCCGCTCCCCGTAACTCCATGCAATAGAAACGCTCTGTGCCCCCCCTCGCAGATTGCCTTCCGAATCTGTTCCCATGCCACCGCCTGCTCCGCGGTGAGTTTCTTGAAGGGTACGAGAAGAATGGGCTTCTTTTGCGATTCCTTTCCCGTCACATCCTTTTCCGCATGGGGAATCAAAAGCCCCCCCAATATCAACTTCCGCACGGTCTCCTCCGATGCTCCCGTGCAGGCTCGAATCTCTCCGACTGTCATCGGAACGAGTGGGGAAATTCTCAAGGAAAGAACACACGCCGCTTGAGCTGGCTTTCTTTCTCCTTCCCTTTCCAAAAATTCCTCGACCCTTTTCCCTTCTGCGAGGACGTAATACCGATGCCGTTTCTCGCTCTCCGGAAGAAACGTCAATACTTTCTCGACGAATTTTTTCTTGATTAACTGTCTGAGAACACCTGCATTGATTTTCTCTTCGGAACGGAGTTGTTTTTCCGTAATCGTTCCTTTCGTTTTGAAAACTTCTAAAACTTCCCTCTGCGCTTTCGATAGTTCCGGAGCATCGTAGGGAAACTTCTCTGCCATTCGATACACTGTCGTCAGTCGTGAGCGAATCCCCGACGGCATCGCACAGGCTACACATGCACCTAACGGAGCAAGATATTCCCGAGAAATAAAATGCAACACCCTCATCAAATCCGCGGGCAAAGAAAAACCCTCGATGACGTCTTGAATGGCTTTTAATTCCTTTGCATCGAATCCCAATTCGCTTTCCGAAATCTCCGAAATTTCGAAAACGTAACCGACAACGATCCTCGAACCGAAGGGAACTATCACCGCATCGCCCACTCGCACCACCAACGATTCGGGAATCGAATAAGTGTATTGGGAATGAATCCCCGGAACGGCAACATCCGGAGCAACTTGGGCGATGCGCACTTTTTCGCTCATGATTATCGTTTTTGAATTTTGATTCTCGATGTACGCTACGATTCTGCTTCGTATATCATTCGCTCGGCTTTACGATTTGCTCTGCGTGAGGCTTCGCTTCAAATCATCTAACAAAACCAGCGCCTCCACTGGCGTTAACGCTGTGATGTCCATTTCTTTAAGGCGTTTTTCTACCTCGGATTCAACCGCTTCGAACAATTCGAGTTGTAACCCTCGTGTCCGAATGTTCGATGCCTGAGGCACGTACTCTCTACCCTCTAAATCCGCCAAAACCTCAGCAGCACGCTCGACGACACTTCGAGGGAGTCCAGCCATCCTCGCCACGTGAATGCCGTAGCTTTTGTCTGTACCCCCCTCGTAAACCTTATGCAACCAAATCACCTGGTCTCCCTCCTCTTTAACGGCGACTCTGAAATTGCGCACTCCTGCAACTTGCTCGGAAAGTGCATTCAATTGATGATAATGCGTTGCGAATAAAGTTCTCGCTCCGATATCAGCAAGTTTTTCCGCAATCGCCCAAGCGATTGCCATTCCATCGAAGGTGCTCGTCCCTCGCCCGATTTCATCTAAAATCACCAAACTTTTATCGGTAGCGTTATTCAAAATATTCGCCGCCTCCACCATTTCGAGCATGAAGGTGCTTTGACCCGTAGCAAGTTCGTCTCGTGCGCCTACTCTTGCAAACACGCGGTCTACCAATCCGATTCTCGCAGAACTCGCCGGAACGAAACTCCCGATGTGCGCCATCAAGGTAATTAGCGCAGTTTGCCTCAAATACGTCGATTTCCCGCTCATGTTCGGACCGGTGAGAATAATCAAAGAGGTATACGCGCTTTCTTCTTCCGAAGACGCATCATTCGGTTTCGGATGCAAAAACAAATCATTAGGAACGAAACTCCCTAACCCGGCATGAATTTCTACTACCGGATGTCTCCCCCCCCTGATATCCAACTCTCTCGTTTCGAGGATTTCCGGTTTTACATAACCATACCTCGAAGCGGCTTCTGCTAAGGATTGCAAAACGTCTATTTCCGCTATCGCCCTCGAAGAACGCAAAAGCGAAGATGCTCGCTGGCTGACCTCCGCTCTCAGTTCGCAAAATAACACATACTCTCTTTCGAGCGCGCGTTCCTCTGCTCCCAAAACTTTCGCTTCGAATTCCTTGAGCTCCGCTGTGATATATCGTTCCGCGTTCGCAGTCGTTTGTTTGCGAATATAAGTCTCCGGCACTTTGGAAATTTGCGACTTCGGAACTTCTAAGTAATATCCGAAGACCGAGTTATAACCGGCTTTCAATCTTTCGATTCCCGTTCGTTCTCTTTCCGTGGTTTCTAAACGCGCGATGTATTCCTTTCCTTCTTTGGAAAGTTTTCGCAATTCATCGAGTTCGGAATCGTATCCCGAGCGGATTATCCCCCCCTCGCGCACAGTCGGAGGGGGGTAATTTTCCAAAGCGACTGTTAGACGCGAAAGAAGTTCTTCCTCCGGAGAGAGCGCTCTACGCGCTTCGACTAAAGAACCTACATTCACAGGAAATGTCGCATCCAAAATCTCGGGAATCAGTGCAATGGAGTTTCGCAGTGAAACCAAATCTCTCGGATTCGCTACCCCCGTCGCGGCACGACTCACGAGCCTCTCTAAATCATAAACTTTATCGAGCATAACGCGAAGTTCGTTGCGGCACAAAGCATTCGCTTTCAAGGCTTCGACGGCATCCAATCGCGCTTCGATGGCTTCTTTCATCAATAAAGGTTCTGTAATCCATCTTTTCAATAACCTCGCTCCCATCGGTGTCATCGTGTGGTCTAAAACTTCGAAAAGCGTCATCCGTTTTCCGTCGTCCACCATGTTCGCTGTAAGTTCTAAACTGCGAATCGTCGCCGTATCGAGAGACATCCTATCTCCGATTGAATAAGTGCGAATGTGGTCTATATGCTGGCTGGGAACTTCGTTTTCGTCCAAATATCGCAAAATCGTCCCAGCAGCGGATGTCGCGGCTTCTAATTCCTCCAATCCGAAGGAAGCGAGTGTGGGGGTTCCGAACTGGCGCAATAATCTTTTCCGCGCTTCTCCGGGCGGGAATGCCTTTATCTTGGTCAGCGTGAATTTCATTTTTTCGAGCAAATGGATTAATTGCTCCGCCTCTTCAGGCAATAGCACCTCCGCCGGTGCCATCCGAGCGATTTCCTCGATGAGAAGTTCGTCCGCAGAACTTCCCACAATCTGCGTTACGAGAAACTCGCCTGTGGAAAGGTCCAAGAAACTCACCCCTGTCGCGTCCTCCCAAATCGCTGTAGATGCCAAAAAGTTGTTGTTCGTACTTTCGAGGAGGGAATCTTCCAAAGCGGTGCCCGGGGTTAAAACGCGAGTTACTTCCCTGCGTACCAAGCCTTTTGCGAGTTTAGGGTCTTCGACCTGATCGCAAAGGGCAACCTTGTAGCCTTTTTTGATCAGCCTTGCGAGGTACTTCTCTATGGAGTGAAAGGGAACTCCAGCCATCGGAATACGCCCGTGCTTACCGTCGTCACGCCCAGTAAGAGTGATTTCCATCTCTCGCGCAGCAATTTCTGCATCCTCCCCGTAAAATTCGTAAAAGTCGCCGACGCGCATCGCCAATAAGACACCGGGATACCGTGCCTTTGTTGCAAAATACTGCCTGAGCATCGGCGTTTTGGCAGTCATAAAAATCAGTATGCCTTCCTCATTGGGTGAAGTCAACCATCCTTTCGGGGAAAATTATGGGAATACAATAACGGAATGCGAATTTTAATCTATTGGATAATCAGCGTACTCAGTCTGATTGCATCCGTTGCGATTGCGAAAGGAATCGGGCTTCGTATCGAAGCGGATTTCGACCAGCCATTGCGATTGTTTTTGGCAACCGCCGTGTTGGGTTTAATAAACGCCACAATCGGTAACATTTTGAGGTTCGTTACACTCCCCCTGAATTGTTTGACTTTCGGGATTGCGTGGATAATTGTGAATGCGCTGATCTTTTGGTGGGTCGGAACGATGGATTTGGGTTATCGAGTCGATGATTTTCTTTCTGCGTTAGTAGGAAGCATTCTCATGAGCCTCATTCTCGGAATGATTGGACGTTATTTCGAACAACCTCAAGAAACGTAAAACAAAAAATGAAAAAGCCTCATAAAATTCGTCGCTGGTTAGGTAGCGGCGCGACGATTCGAAGAGCACTTTACTTTTTCGTGCCGGGTTTGGCTTTTATCATTTTAGGTCTCGCATTCAGTTTTCGCTTACTCATCTTGCCATCGCTCGAACAACTCGATGCATTCGGAACTCGCATCATTCGCTCTCTTGTCCCCCCCAATTACGTCCCCGACGTAAAGCACTATACGGCTGGTGCTCTCCTCATTTTAGGAGGATATCTTTGTTATCGCGCGGTTACCTATTTCGTCCGAGAAATCTTGCGATATATGAATCCGGGAAGCGACAGCAAGATTTTCGGAACGTATTTTCGCAAAAGGCTTTTAGCCTCCGGACCGAACTTGGTAGCACTCGGGGGGGGAACAGGGCTTTCCACCATTTTGCGAGGTATCAAAACCAGAACGAGCAATATCACCGCAATCGTAACCGTTACGGACGACGGCGGTTCGAGCGGAAGACTCA is a window of Fimbriimonadales bacterium DNA encoding:
- a CDS encoding phosphodiester glycosidase family protein, giving the protein MSRTSFVLIVASVFVFENLILLSFSNPRADTSYNPRAGARSGELTINLRGKPFRALYISANLEQTRVKLQIAGDTIGRVEDLGTMASRKGALAAINGSFFDAYSDLPKKNPTNALMTDGEWVHVSNIGSAMLFTANGDARVERLSFKIEGSRNGSYDAPNYWYAFWINRFPTANTVTIFTKAWGDETGLYGDKQIAVSGYGKVIAISKESQPIPDGGFVIYVKGVKDKTFDRFEIGQEVDYRIVLKNDAPGLLEGVTEVIACGPVLLKDGKIVLDAKKEGFSSPKILTKSALRSAIGVTADKRLLFVATHGKMEDLAQIMRILGSKDAIGLDGGGSSGLWWNGKYLRKPKRKIANALLILPK
- the fmt gene encoding methionyl-tRNA formyltransferase, giving the protein MRLVFFGSSEFAIPTLKALKEHFLLVVSQPDRPSGRGGSLLPTPVKKAALELGLPVETPEKCRDEEFIARIRSLNPDALLVVAYGQIMPVKLLESAKRGGINIHASLLPKYRGAAPIAWAILNGETETGITIMQMDAGMDTGDIIAQEKTEIFPDETAGELAKRLSELGAKMALEWMPRIVSGDYPRTPQDEGKASLAPKLTSKDGELHFEMDAEDAYRRFRAVTPNPGAYLETRFGRMKILEAKRSELRAEKAGIVLAIEGESVVVSFLSNSLRLQRVQIAGRKPMTGKDFVNGYRLRIGDFISK
- the def gene encoding peptide deformylase produces the protein MSAPVIKDSFDIVVPEEFRHLWEYSKERPVVKYPAEVLRKKAAPVEQVDKKIKKLIQRMTEVVEQANGIGLAAPQIGESLRVIVIAIPDKPIQALINPEILKAEGEAVGVEGCLSLPGLYGEVKRAERVEVSYLSPEGRLIRTQMEDLAARVVQHEIDHLDGILFIDRADLSTLRWEIPAGAEQVG
- the priA gene encoding primosomal protein N', with the translated sequence MSEKVRIAQVAPDVAVPGIHSQYTYSIPESLVVRVGDAVIVPFGSRIVVGYVFEISEISESELGFDAKELKAIQDVIEGFSLPADLMRVLHFISREYLAPLGACVACAMPSGIRSRLTTVYRMAEKFPYDAPELSKAQREVLEVFKTKGTITEKQLRSEEKINAGVLRQLIKKKFVEKVLTFLPESEKRHRYYVLAEGKRVEEFLEREGERKPAQAACVLSLRISPLVPMTVGEIRACTGASEETVRKLILGGLLIPHAEKDVTGKESQKKPILLVPFKKLTAEQAVAWEQIRKAICEGGHRAFLLHGVTGSGKTELYLRAIAETLGKGRKAMYLVPEIALTVQIVESLRGRFGDAVAVMHSALSEGERLRNWKRIRGGEVPIVLGARSAVFAPIPDLGLIVVDEEHETTYKQDSIPRYHLREVAEFRAKDSSAVLILGSATPSVETYYRSCDPEAGSDVLSDKGGLVRLTLTKRATDWKLPSVTVTDLREIYQSGKPAILGHELVEGIAETLEKGEQAILFINRRAYATSLLCRDCGHQPQCRNCSVTLTHHRVGNRLECHHCGFRTRVPDVCPKCGGARLRPLGLGTQKVEEAVRMAFPEARVARLDRDVARRKGAIETIFTQLAQGELQILVGTQMVAKGLDFPNVTLVGVIAADTDLSIPDFRATERTFQILTQVAGRAGRHRPGRVIIQTFQPEHPAIRFASKQDYEGFYSQEIEERKLANYPPFVRMVRVIASSGKPLQAERLIEQAAVSVVKRDGVELLGPAECAIGKLKGMYRRHLLLKLSPDVSPYEVSLPEELFHRSEGQIVVDVDPVFLM
- the mutS gene encoding DNA mismatch repair protein MutS, which codes for MTAKTPMLRQYFATKARYPGVLLAMRVGDFYEFYGEDAEIAAREMEITLTGRDDGKHGRIPMAGVPFHSIEKYLARLIKKGYKVALCDQVEDPKLAKGLVRREVTRVLTPGTALEDSLLESTNNNFLASTAIWEDATGVSFLDLSTGEFLVTQIVGSSADELLIEEIARMAPAEVLLPEEAEQLIHLLEKMKFTLTKIKAFPPGEARKRLLRQFGTPTLASFGLEELEAATSAAGTILRYLDENEVPSQHIDHIRTYSIGDRMSLDTATIRSLELTANMVDDGKRMTLFEVLDHTMTPMGARLLKRWITEPLLMKEAIEARLDAVEALKANALCRNELRVMLDKVYDLERLVSRAATGVANPRDLVSLRNSIALIPEILDATFPVNVGSLVEARRALSPEEELLSRLTVALENYPPPTVREGGIIRSGYDSELDELRKLSKEGKEYIARLETTERERTGIERLKAGYNSVFGYYLEVPKSQISKVPETYIRKQTTANAERYITAELKEFEAKVLGAEERALEREYVLFCELRAEVSQRASSLLRSSRAIAEIDVLQSLAEAASRYGYVKPEILETRELDIRGGRHPVVEIHAGLGSFVPNDLFLHPKPNDASSEEESAYTSLIILTGPNMSGKSTYLRQTALITLMAHIGSFVPASSARIGLVDRVFARVGARDELATGQSTFMLEMVEAANILNNATDKSLVILDEIGRGTSTFDGMAIAWAIAEKLADIGARTLFATHYHQLNALSEQVAGVRNFRVAVKEEGDQVIWLHKVYEGGTDKSYGIHVARMAGLPRSVVERAAEVLADLEGREYVPQASNIRTRGLQLELFEAVESEVEKRLKEMDITALTPVEALVLLDDLKRSLTQSKS
- a CDS encoding phage holin family protein; the encoded protein is MRILIYWIISVLSLIASVAIAKGIGLRIEADFDQPLRLFLATAVLGLINATIGNILRFVTLPLNCLTFGIAWIIVNALIFWWVGTMDLGYRVDDFLSALVGSILMSLILGMIGRYFEQPQET